The following are encoded together in the Mycolicibacterium arabiense genome:
- a CDS encoding glycosyltransferase family 87 protein, with the protein MSPAPLAQAVSPAPLAEDTRSDDVRDLPSRNDVTVRALSGLVGGPVGKHALIGRSRFLTPLRVMIAIALLFMALGYSTKAACLQSTDTGTADQRVAVWENQRAYYELCYSDTVPLYTAELLSLGKFPYKSSWIEKDGDGRPHVQYDGSPAVRYMEYPVLTGLYQYVSMTLAKSYTALTKLVSMPIVAEVVMFFNIAAFGLALAWLATVWATSRLAGRRPWDAAVVAASPLLIFQIFTNFDALATAAAMGALLAWSRKKPVLAGALIGIGVALKLYPLLLLLPLVILGVRSGRVRDVGKTVLVTVVTWVAVNLPIMVLFPRGWSEFFRLNTRRGDDMDSIYNVIKSFTGWRGFDPGLGFWEPPTVLNGVTAVLFAICCAAIAYVGLTAKQRPRLAQLVFLVVAAFLLTNKVWSPQYSLWLVPLAALALPHRRILLAWMTIDALVWIPRMLFLYGEQNMGLPQEVFTTTVLLRDVAVIALCALVIRQIYRPEEDLVRWRGRIDDPSGGVFDRAPDAFPSRWPDRLRPAQARTAPPAEHVDAAEPAPVGGS; encoded by the coding sequence ATCTCGCCGGCACCGCTTGCTCAGGCTGTTTCGCCAGCTCCGCTGGCCGAAGACACGCGCAGTGACGACGTCCGAGACCTGCCCAGCCGCAATGACGTCACGGTCCGTGCGCTGTCCGGTCTGGTCGGCGGCCCGGTCGGCAAGCACGCGCTGATCGGGCGGTCGCGGTTCCTGACGCCGTTGCGCGTGATGATTGCGATCGCGCTGCTGTTCATGGCCCTCGGCTATTCGACGAAGGCCGCTTGCCTGCAGTCGACCGATACCGGGACCGCCGATCAGCGGGTCGCGGTGTGGGAGAACCAGCGCGCCTACTACGAACTCTGCTACTCGGACACCGTGCCGCTGTACACCGCGGAACTGCTGAGTCTTGGGAAGTTCCCGTACAAGTCGAGCTGGATCGAGAAGGACGGCGACGGCCGACCGCACGTGCAGTACGACGGCTCGCCTGCGGTGCGGTACATGGAGTATCCGGTGCTGACGGGGCTCTATCAGTACGTGTCGATGACGCTGGCGAAGAGCTACACCGCGCTGACGAAGCTGGTGTCGATGCCGATCGTCGCCGAGGTGGTGATGTTCTTCAACATCGCCGCGTTCGGTCTCGCGCTGGCCTGGCTGGCGACGGTGTGGGCGACGTCGCGGCTGGCGGGTCGGCGGCCCTGGGACGCCGCGGTGGTGGCGGCCTCGCCGCTGCTGATCTTCCAGATCTTCACCAACTTCGACGCGTTGGCCACCGCGGCTGCGATGGGCGCGCTGCTGGCGTGGTCGCGGAAGAAGCCGGTGCTGGCCGGTGCGCTGATCGGCATCGGCGTGGCACTCAAGCTCTATCCGCTGCTGCTCCTGCTGCCGTTGGTGATCCTCGGAGTGCGGTCGGGCCGGGTGCGCGACGTCGGCAAGACGGTGCTCGTGACGGTCGTGACGTGGGTGGCGGTCAACCTGCCGATCATGGTGCTGTTCCCGCGGGGGTGGTCGGAGTTCTTCCGGCTCAACACCCGTCGCGGCGACGACATGGACTCCATCTACAACGTGATCAAGTCGTTCACCGGGTGGCGTGGCTTCGATCCCGGCCTGGGCTTCTGGGAACCGCCGACCGTGCTCAACGGCGTGACGGCGGTGCTGTTCGCCATCTGCTGCGCGGCGATCGCCTACGTCGGCCTGACCGCCAAGCAGCGTCCGCGTCTCGCGCAGCTGGTCTTCCTCGTGGTGGCGGCGTTCCTGCTGACGAACAAGGTGTGGAGTCCGCAGTACTCGCTGTGGCTGGTGCCGCTGGCCGCCCTGGCTCTGCCGCATCGTCGAATCCTGTTGGCGTGGATGACGATCGACGCCCTGGTGTGGATCCCCCGAATGCTGTTCCTCTACGGGGAGCAGAACATGGGCCTACCCCAGGAGGTGTTCACGACGACGGTCCTGCTGCGCGACGTCGCCGTGATCGCGTTGTGCGCGTTGGTGATCCGGCAGATCTACCGTCCGGAAGAGGACCTGGTCCGGTGGCGCGGCCGCATCGACGATCCCTCCGGCGGCGTGTTCGACCGCGCACCGGACGCGTTCCCGTCGCGGTGGCCCGACCGGCTGCGGCCCGCTCAGGCGCGCACGGCGCCGCCCGCGGAGCACGTCGACGCCGCCGAGCCCGCCCCGGTCGGCGGGTCCTAG
- the rpsF gene encoding 30S ribosomal protein S6 — translation MRPYEIMVILDPTLDERTVAPSLETFLNVIRKDGGSVDKVDIWGRRRLAYEIAKHAEGIYAIVDVKAEPATVSELDRQLNLNESVLRTKVMRTDKH, via the coding sequence ATGCGTCCATACGAAATCATGGTCATTCTTGACCCAACCCTCGACGAGCGGACTGTAGCCCCGTCGTTGGAGACGTTCCTGAACGTCATCCGCAAGGATGGTGGCTCGGTGGACAAAGTCGACATCTGGGGCCGCCGCAGGCTGGCCTACGAGATCGCCAAGCACGCCGAGGGCATCTACGCCATCGTCGACGTGAAGGCCGAGCCCGCCACGGTGTCCGAACTGGACCGCCAGCTGAACCTGAACGAGTCCGTCCTGCGGACCAAGGTGATGCGGACCGACAAGCACTAA
- a CDS encoding single-stranded DNA-binding protein, whose product MAGDTILTVVGNLTADPELRFTPSGAAVANFTVASTPRTFDRQTSEWKDGEALFLRCNIWREAAENVAESLTRGSRVIVTGRLKQRSFETREGEKRTVVELEVDEIGPSLKYATAKVNKASRGGGGGGGGFGSGGGGGGSRPSEPPKDDPWGSAPASGSFNGADDEPPF is encoded by the coding sequence GTGGCTGGTGACACCATCCTCACCGTCGTCGGAAACCTGACCGCCGACCCCGAACTGCGCTTCACCCCGTCGGGTGCGGCCGTCGCGAACTTCACTGTCGCGTCGACGCCTCGTACGTTCGACCGTCAGACCAGTGAATGGAAGGACGGCGAGGCGCTGTTCCTCCGGTGCAACATCTGGCGGGAGGCGGCGGAGAACGTCGCCGAGAGCCTGACCCGCGGCTCGCGGGTGATCGTCACCGGACGGCTCAAGCAGCGTTCCTTCGAAACCCGCGAGGGTGAGAAGCGGACCGTCGTCGAACTCGAAGTCGACGAAATCGGCCCGTCGCTGAAGTACGCCACGGCGAAGGTCAACAAGGCCAGCCGCGGCGGCGGTGGCGGCGGAGGCGGCTTCGGTAGCGGCGGCGGAGGCGGCGGCTCACGTCCCTCCGAGCCGCCCAAGGACGACCCGTGGGGCAGCGCCCCGGCATCGGGTTCGTTCAACGGCGCCGACGACGAACCGCCCTTCTGA
- the rpsR gene encoding 30S ribosomal protein S18, translating into MAKTTTKRRPAPEKPVKTRKCVFCSKKGKTQNIDYKDTALLRTYISERGKIRARRVTGNCVQHQRDIAIAVKNAREVALLPFSAATR; encoded by the coding sequence ATGGCCAAGACCACGACCAAGCGTCGTCCGGCGCCTGAGAAGCCGGTCAAGACCCGCAAGTGCGTGTTCTGCTCGAAGAAGGGCAAGACGCAGAACATCGATTACAAGGACACCGCACTGCTGCGCACGTACATCAGCGAGCGCGGCAAGATCCGCGCCCGTCGCGTGACCGGCAACTGCGTGCAGCACCAGCGCGACATCGCGATCGCAGTGAAGAACGCCCGTGAGGTCGCCTTGCTGCCGTTCAGCGCGGCGACGCGGTAG
- the rplI gene encoding 50S ribosomal protein L9: MKLILTAEVDHLGSAGDTVEVKDGYGRNFLLPRGLAIAASRGAERQATEIRRAREVKSVRDREHANELKNAIESLGEVNLAVRSAGDSGKLFGSVTPSEVVSAIKKAGGPNLDKRTVQLPKAHIKSVGSHPVTVRLTSEVSAALTLNVVAE, encoded by the coding sequence ATGAAACTCATCCTTACTGCCGAGGTCGACCACCTGGGTTCGGCCGGCGACACCGTCGAGGTGAAGGACGGCTACGGCCGCAACTTCCTGCTGCCTCGTGGCCTGGCCATCGCGGCGTCGCGTGGCGCCGAGCGTCAGGCGACCGAGATCCGTCGGGCCCGCGAGGTCAAGTCGGTTCGCGACCGTGAGCACGCCAACGAGCTGAAGAACGCCATCGAGTCGCTGGGCGAGGTCAACCTGGCCGTCCGTTCGGCGGGCGACAGCGGCAAGCTCTTCGGTTCGGTCACCCCGTCCGAGGTCGTCTCCGCCATCAAGAAGGCCGGCGGCCCGAACCTCGACAAGCGCACCGTGCAGCTGCCCAAGGCGCACATCAAGTCGGTCGGCTCGCACCCCGTTACGGTGCGGCTGACCTCCGAGGTGAGCGCTGCGCTCACGCTGAACGTCGTCGCCGAGTAA